From the genome of Bradyrhizobium elkanii USDA 76, one region includes:
- a CDS encoding TetR/AcrR family transcriptional regulator C-terminal domain-containing protein: MGSETASGMSAPDPKHAVRATRSAGRKMRSLLLDAASRLFKERGLSGTSISDIAAAADAFPSQITYYFRTKEALFVEAASRDMLYLARATEQAALNAHTPRDYTHALAETVTATDTVAFFAEALTLTRRRQDLAPLVERTIERLHSEGARAYAGQVERHGWRSLRAPEESSRRFWAIAIGVIVEGFAMGRGSEEMCRELLRALGEQATSTSTSANDGTRLRLVGDHSTSSSTDGETST; this comes from the coding sequence ATGGGTTCGGAGACCGCCAGCGGCATGTCTGCGCCCGATCCGAAGCACGCGGTCCGCGCGACGCGGTCGGCGGGGCGCAAGATGCGCTCGCTGCTGCTCGATGCCGCCAGCCGCCTGTTCAAGGAGCGCGGGCTCTCGGGCACCTCGATCTCCGATATCGCCGCGGCAGCCGACGCCTTTCCGAGCCAGATCACCTATTACTTCCGCACCAAGGAAGCGCTGTTCGTCGAGGCGGCCAGCCGCGACATGCTCTATCTCGCGCGCGCGACCGAACAGGCCGCCCTGAATGCCCACACCCCGCGGGACTACACCCACGCCCTGGCCGAGACCGTGACCGCGACCGACACGGTCGCCTTTTTCGCGGAGGCATTGACCCTCACGCGGCGCCGGCAGGACCTCGCGCCCCTCGTCGAGCGCACCATCGAACGCCTGCACAGCGAGGGCGCGCGCGCCTATGCGGGCCAGGTCGAGCGCCATGGCTGGCGGTCGCTGCGCGCGCCCGAGGAAAGCTCGCGGCGGTTCTGGGCTATTGCGATCGGTGTGATCGTCGAAGGTTTCGCCATGGGTCGTGGCTCCGAGGAAATGTGCCGCGAATTGCTGCGCGCGCTCGGCGAGCAGGCGACATCAACTTCGACGTCGGCCAATGACGGGACGCGTCTGCGGCTGGTCGGCGATCACAGCACTTCATCCTCAACGGACGGGGAGACAAGCACATGA
- the rpsF gene encoding 30S ribosomal protein S6, with translation MPLYEHVFLARQDASTQQVDELTAQMTGIVEQGGGKVTKTESWGVRSLTYRMNKNRKAHFVLMNIDAPSAVVTEIERQERINEDVIRYLTVRVEEHEEGPSAMMRKADRDRERDDRGGGFRGDREGGFRGDRDGGGFRGDRGPRRPREEEAATEE, from the coding sequence ATGCCTCTTTACGAGCATGTTTTTCTCGCGCGTCAGGATGCGAGCACCCAGCAGGTGGATGAACTGACGGCCCAGATGACGGGGATCGTCGAACAGGGCGGCGGCAAGGTCACCAAGACCGAGAGCTGGGGCGTGCGCTCCCTCACCTACCGCATGAACAAGAACCGCAAGGCGCATTTCGTGCTGATGAACATCGACGCACCGTCGGCTGTCGTCACCGAGATCGAGCGTCAGGAGCGGATCAACGAAGACGTCATCCGCTATCTCACCGTGCGCGTCGAAGAGCACGAGGAAGGCCCGTCCGCGATGATGCGCAAGGCCGACCGTGACCGCGAGCGTGATGACCGTGGTGGCGGCTTCCGTGGCGACCGCGAAGGCGGCTTCCGTGGTGACCGCGATGGTGGTGGTTTCCGTGGCGACCGTGGCCCGCGCCGTCCGCGCGAAGAAGAAGCTGCGACCGAGGAGTAA
- the rpsR gene encoding 30S ribosomal protein S18: MADAGARRPFFRRRKSCPFTGANAPKIDYKDSKLLMRYVSERGKIVPSRITAVSAKKQRELARAIKRARFLGLLPYVIR, encoded by the coding sequence ATGGCTGATGCTGGTGCCCGCCGTCCGTTTTTCCGTCGTCGCAAGTCCTGCCCGTTCACGGGCGCGAATGCGCCGAAGATCGACTACAAGGATTCCAAGCTGCTGATGCGTTACGTCTCCGAGCGCGGCAAGATCGTGCCGAGCCGCATCACGGCCGTGTCCGCCAAGAAGCAGCGTGAGCTCGCCCGCGCCATCAAGCGCGCGCGCTTCCTCGGCCTGCTGCCTTACGTCATTCGCTAA